Proteins from one Candidatus Nitrospira nitrosa genomic window:
- a CDS encoding VOC family protein: protein MKAHYLGHVVFYVKDLKQSLGFYQGLLGFKEVGRIFNGTAVALTSGRTHHELLLIQVGDAPGPPTGCRRGLYHIGVKVGDSLEELRQAKQELEQAGISIDGMSDHTVSQSLYLKDPDGNEVEVYVDADESIWKNDPTAVVSPIKPLRL, encoded by the coding sequence ATGAAAGCCCATTACCTTGGCCACGTTGTGTTCTATGTGAAAGATTTGAAACAGTCTCTCGGCTTCTATCAAGGTTTGCTAGGGTTCAAAGAGGTTGGAAGAATTTTTAACGGAACTGCCGTTGCCTTGACATCTGGGCGCACACATCATGAACTGTTGTTGATCCAAGTCGGGGATGCTCCAGGGCCTCCGACAGGGTGTCGCAGAGGGCTCTACCATATCGGGGTCAAGGTTGGGGATAGTCTTGAGGAGCTGCGTCAGGCCAAGCAGGAGTTGGAACAAGCCGGGATTTCCATTGACGGCATGAGCGACCATACGGTGAGTCAAAGTCTCTATCTCAAAGATCCGGATGGGAACGAAGTTGAAGTCTACGTGGATGCCGACGAGTCGATTTGGAAGAATGATCCGACAGCGGTCGTGTCGCCGATCAAACCGTTGCGCCTCTGA
- a CDS encoding pirin family protein: MTTSTLVPKEVLGVYRPGSAHMVGDGFPVRNLFPSNELDQAVDPFLLLDYAGPQAFEPTDHPRGVGEHPHRGFETVTIMYQGAVAHRDSSGNAGVIGPGDVQWMTAASGVVHEELHEADWATKGGIFQAIQLWVNLPRSQKMSVPRYQTILKAQIPTVEIAGGAGRLRVIAGAFQGYKGPARTVTPIELYDLELVAGGRAEVFLSDGHNTSLFIVRGLVSANSSNDAGEAELIVCKRAGASVVIEAREDSRLLILSGQPIKEPIARYGPFVMNSKIELVQALEDYKAGKMGHLS, from the coding sequence ATGACGACAAGCACGCTGGTTCCTAAAGAGGTGCTCGGAGTCTATCGGCCTGGCTCAGCCCATATGGTCGGTGACGGATTTCCCGTGCGGAATCTCTTCCCAAGCAACGAGCTGGACCAAGCTGTCGATCCCTTTCTCCTGTTGGACTATGCGGGCCCACAGGCGTTTGAGCCGACGGACCATCCTCGTGGGGTGGGTGAACACCCGCACCGAGGCTTTGAAACCGTCACGATTATGTATCAGGGGGCTGTGGCGCATCGAGATTCCTCCGGAAATGCCGGTGTGATTGGCCCGGGCGATGTGCAGTGGATGACAGCGGCGTCCGGGGTTGTGCACGAAGAGTTGCATGAGGCTGATTGGGCGACGAAGGGTGGGATCTTTCAGGCCATTCAACTGTGGGTGAACTTGCCCCGATCGCAGAAAATGTCGGTGCCCAGATACCAGACGATTCTGAAGGCCCAGATCCCAACCGTTGAGATAGCGGGAGGGGCAGGTCGTCTCCGCGTCATTGCCGGTGCGTTCCAGGGTTACAAAGGACCGGCCAGGACGGTGACGCCGATTGAACTCTATGATCTGGAGTTGGTCGCCGGAGGACGTGCAGAGGTGTTTTTGTCTGATGGGCATAATACGTCCCTCTTTATCGTGCGAGGACTGGTGTCGGCAAACAGCTCGAACGATGCCGGAGAAGCGGAATTGATCGTCTGCAAGCGGGCAGGGGCGTCGGTCGTCATTGAGGCTCGTGAGGACAGCCGGCTTTTGATCTTGAGCGGCCAGCCGATCAAGGAGCCGATCGCGCGCTACGGCCCGTTTGTCATGAACAGCAAGATTGAGCTCGTTCAAGCGCTCGAGGACTACAAGGCGGGCAAAATGGGGCATTTGTCATGA
- a CDS encoding NmrA family NAD(P)-binding protein, translating into MFVVLGATGNTGSAVVETLLNQKQSVRIVVRSADKGAGWKAKGADVAVASLDDVPALTKAFEGATGLYLMVPPNYGATAWLSDQQARMDRAAEAVKKSAVSHVVYLSSIGGQLPSGTGPIRAVHYGEGKLEGAVKHLTILRPPYFMENWAPVIGAAKAQGDLPTFIAPPVKIPMISTNDIGRIAAEQLMAGGRGKQIVELAGPEEYSPNEVAAALGQLLGKPVTAQHAPLSAVVPTFKSFGLSDEAAKLFEEMYTAFSKGAVGYEFPAKLVRGTVTLSEALRGMV; encoded by the coding sequence ATGTTTGTCGTGCTTGGTGCAACAGGGAATACAGGATCGGCGGTTGTGGAAACATTGCTGAATCAGAAGCAGTCGGTGCGGATTGTCGTCCGTTCGGCTGACAAGGGGGCTGGGTGGAAGGCAAAAGGCGCAGATGTTGCGGTCGCATCGTTAGATGATGTGCCGGCCTTGACCAAGGCCTTTGAGGGAGCCACAGGTCTCTATCTGATGGTGCCCCCGAATTATGGGGCGACCGCCTGGTTGTCAGATCAACAGGCCCGCATGGATCGAGCCGCAGAGGCGGTCAAGAAAAGTGCGGTTAGTCATGTGGTGTATCTCTCTTCCATCGGTGGTCAGTTGCCGAGCGGGACAGGCCCTATCAGGGCGGTCCATTACGGTGAAGGAAAACTGGAAGGTGCCGTGAAGCACCTCACCATTCTGCGGCCGCCCTACTTTATGGAAAATTGGGCGCCGGTCATCGGAGCGGCAAAGGCCCAGGGGGACTTACCGACGTTCATCGCCCCTCCAGTCAAGATTCCGATGATCTCGACCAACGATATCGGTCGAATTGCCGCAGAGCAGCTCATGGCCGGTGGGCGAGGAAAACAAATCGTGGAATTGGCTGGACCGGAAGAATACAGCCCCAATGAGGTGGCCGCTGCGCTGGGGCAGCTGCTGGGTAAGCCGGTCACGGCGCAACATGCGCCCCTGAGTGCGGTGGTGCCGACGTTCAAGTCGTTTGGGTTGTCTGACGAAGCGGCGAAATTGTTTGAAGAAATGTACACGGCGTTCTCCAAGGGTGCCGTTGGATACGAATTCCCAGCCAAGCTCGTGCGAGGCACGGTCACCTTGTCCGAAGCGTTACGGGGGATGGTGTAG
- a CDS encoding ester cyclase: MKLRMYFAALGLVLLADSPRIVLAQSNADIELLQQQLAEVQRQRQVETANLANFDDLDFNVYSGQKWDQLGRSHAKDIIVHYPDGSTTKGLDPHIEALKPLFVFAPDHKIVDHPIRIASGNWTAVMGTMTGTFTRPMPSGGGKTIAPTGKSFKLDMVTIGRWEGTTMAEEWLFWDNQTFMKQLGLARQ; encoded by the coding sequence ATGAAGCTACGGATGTATTTTGCCGCGCTCGGCCTTGTCCTGCTGGCTGATTCTCCACGCATCGTCCTGGCACAATCGAATGCCGATATTGAGCTGCTGCAGCAGCAACTCGCCGAGGTTCAGCGACAACGACAGGTTGAAACTGCAAACCTGGCGAACTTTGATGACCTTGATTTCAACGTATACAGCGGTCAAAAGTGGGACCAACTCGGAAGGAGCCATGCGAAGGACATCATCGTTCACTATCCTGACGGCAGCACCACCAAGGGGTTGGATCCTCACATCGAAGCGCTCAAGCCCCTGTTCGTGTTTGCACCCGATCACAAGATTGTCGATCACCCGATCCGCATCGCATCAGGCAATTGGACTGCAGTGATGGGTACCATGACGGGCACCTTCACACGGCCGATGCCTAGTGGGGGTGGGAAGACCATCGCACCGACGGGAAAATCTTTCAAGCTGGACATGGTCACCATCGGCCGTTGGGAGGGCACCACGATGGCTGAGGAGTGGCTATTCTGGGACAACCAGACGTTCATGAAGCAGTTAGGACTGGCCCGGCAATGA
- a CDS encoding VOC family protein — protein sequence MAVQVYGCNHVVIEVTDAKKAAKFYQDVFGLKMLRGGEGAVWCKLGEHQFMAIFEVETLQPDRTKHFGLMVRDAEQIKQVRQKLTKKYKLKLHPDFRCDFRDPWGNRIQVGDLSDESLVWLLPYQEVQKAGIMFAPKRRGKGYLS from the coding sequence ATGGCCGTTCAGGTCTATGGCTGCAACCACGTCGTGATCGAAGTGACGGATGCCAAGAAAGCGGCGAAGTTTTATCAGGATGTATTTGGGCTGAAGATGCTGCGCGGGGGGGAAGGCGCGGTCTGGTGCAAGCTCGGCGAGCATCAGTTTATGGCGATTTTTGAAGTCGAGACGTTGCAGCCGGATCGAACGAAACATTTTGGGCTCATGGTCCGCGATGCGGAACAAATCAAACAAGTTCGGCAGAAGCTGACGAAGAAGTATAAGTTAAAGCTGCATCCGGACTTCCGCTGTGACTTTCGTGATCCATGGGGCAACCGCATTCAAGTCGGAGATCTCAGCGATGAATCGTTGGTGTGGCTGCTTCCGTATCAGGAAGTGCAAAAAGCGGGGATTATGTTCGCCCCGAAAAGGAGAGGAAAAGGGTATCTCTCATGA
- a CDS encoding DsbA family oxidoreductase translates to MNERVLSIDIYSDVICPWCYVGKRRLERALQVWDGAPVNVRWRPFQLNPTMPRNGMDRRQYLDMKFGGPAAARTIYDQVSIAGAAEGIRFAFERMTRTPNTFTAHRLVWWAGRQGKQDEMVEMLFRRYFLEGGDIGHIDTLSQAAADAGFDRAIAATFLAGDEGVEEVKVEESTGHRLGIRGVPYFVINGTSALSGAQPPEQLVAAFRESAAGSAVGKAGG, encoded by the coding sequence ATGAATGAACGAGTACTGAGTATCGATATCTATTCCGATGTCATCTGTCCTTGGTGTTATGTGGGCAAGCGGCGGCTTGAGAGGGCGCTACAGGTTTGGGATGGTGCGCCTGTGAACGTCCGTTGGCGACCATTTCAATTGAATCCGACCATGCCGCGCAACGGAATGGATCGACGACAATATCTTGACATGAAGTTCGGGGGTCCTGCCGCCGCGCGAACGATCTATGACCAGGTTTCGATAGCTGGTGCTGCCGAAGGGATCCGGTTCGCCTTTGAGCGGATGACACGCACGCCCAATACCTTCACCGCGCATCGCCTGGTCTGGTGGGCGGGACGGCAAGGGAAACAGGATGAAATGGTTGAGATGCTCTTTCGCCGTTATTTCCTGGAGGGCGGAGATATCGGGCATATCGACACTTTGTCACAAGCCGCTGCTGATGCGGGATTCGATCGAGCCATCGCCGCAACATTTCTGGCGGGCGATGAGGGTGTCGAAGAGGTGAAAGTGGAGGAATCGACAGGGCATCGGTTGGGCATTCGAGGCGTTCCCTATTTCGTGATCAACGGAACCTCTGCTCTTTCCGGGGCACAGCCTCCTGAACAGTTGGTGGCGGCTTTCAGAGAGAGTGCCGCAGGCTCGGCGGTGGGAAAGGCCGGTGGGTAA